Proteins from a single region of Thermotoga maritima MSB8:
- a CDS encoding response regulator: MKRILVVDDEPNIRELLKEELQEEGYEIDTAENGEEALKKFFSGNYDLVILDIEMPGISGLEVAGEIRKKKKDAKIILLTAYSHYRSDLSSWAADEYVVKSFNFDELKEKVKKLLS; this comes from the coding sequence CCGAACATAAGGGAACTTCTGAAAGAGGAACTTCAGGAAGAGGGTTACGAAATTGACACGGCAGAAAACGGGGAAGAAGCCTTGAAAAAATTCTTCTCTGGAAACTACGACCTGGTGATTCTCGACATAGAGATGCCCGGTATCAGTGGACTGGAGGTAGCCGGTGAGATCAGAAAGAAAAAGAAAGACGCAAAGATTATCCTCCTCACGGCCTATTCTCATTATAGATCCGATCTTTCTTCGTGGGCAGCGGATGAATACGTTGTGAAGTCGTTCAACTTCGACGAATTGAAAGAGAAAGTGAAGAAGCTACTTTCGTGA